In the genome of Acidobacteriota bacterium, the window ACCTCGCGTTCCAGGTAATTTCGCAGGTCGCGGGTGACGCGGTCGTTATCGAGCAGCGTGTTATCCACATCGAAAAAGAAGACGATTGGATGTTTCGGCATAAAAAGCACCTCCTGAAGACCACGTAACCCCGTGCCTGCATTGCTACGCAATTCCACAACCAGCGGACTTATGGGCATCTTGTTGAACGTCAGTGTTTAAAATGCCGCATTCCCGCGAAGACCATTGCAATGCCATGATCGTTAGCGGCCTCGATGACTTCCTTGTCGCGGACGGAACCTCCGGGTTGAATCACCGCCGTGATGCCATGTTTGGCGGCTTCGTCCAATCCGTCGCGGAAGGGGAAGAAAGCATCCGACGCCAGCACGGTTCCAGCCAATGGCAATTGCGCTTTTGATGCGCCAAGCTTAACCGAATCCACGCGCGACATCTGGCCTGCACCAACGCCGACCAATTGATGCTCCGCCGAATAGACAATCGCATTCGATTTCACGTGTTTGCAGATTGCCCAGGCAAATCGCAACGCACGCAGTTCGGCCGGAGTCGGTTTGCGCTCGGTGACGATTTCAAACTTTTCTTCGTCCAGCAATTCGGCGTCGCGCTCCTGAACCAAAACGCCTCCGCTGATGCGGCGCAATTCCAAATGCGTGCTGATGCGCAGGTTTTCGCCCATCCGCAGTATGCGAAGGTTTTTCTTGGCCGACAAAACCTGTTTCGCTTCGGCGGTGAAATCTGGCGCGATGATGACTTCGGCAAACATCTCGGCGATTTCTCTGGCCGTCTCTCCGTCAACAATGCCGGAAAACGCGATGATGCCGCCGAAGGCCGAAACCGGATCGGTGGATTTGGCGCGTTGAAAAGCTTCCAGCGGGGAAGTCGCAACGCCGACCCCGCAGGGGTTGGTGTGTTTGATGATCGCGCAGGTGTGCGGCAGATTTTCGGCATCTATCGCGCCTTTGGCCCTGTTGTCACGCAGATGCAGGTGGTGAATTTCCATCACCAATTCCCAGGCTGCGTCAGTATCCAGCAAGTTGTTGTACGAAAGCTCTTTGCCTTGCAGTTGCTCGGCAGTCGCGACGCCGTGTTCGTTCGATCCGGCCAGTTTATACAACGCCGCACGTTGATGCGGGTTCTCTCCGTAGCGCAATCCCATCGCCTTCTGAAGATTCAATTCAATCTCTTCCGGCAGGGCTGGTTGATTTGTCGCAGTGTCTCCAAGCGCAACTTCCGGATTTGCCGGTTGGCGCGACCACAGGAAGCGCGCGATTTCCTTGTCGTACGCCGCCGTATGGCGAAACGCCGTCAGCGCCAATTGGTAGCGGACAACATAGGGCAGCGAGCCTTGATGCGCGTCCAGCATTGCGGCGACCAGATCGTAATCCTTGGGATCAACCACAACGGCTACGTCGTGATGATTTTTGGAGGCGGAACGAATCATCGCCGGGCCGCCAATGTCTATGTTTTCGATGGCGTCCTCCATCGTCACGTCCGGCTTTTGAATCGTCTGGCGGAACGGATAGAGGTTCACCACGACCAGATCAATCGGCTGAATGCCGTGTTCCTGCATCTTGGCTTGATGATCAGCGTTGTCGCGAATGCCCAGAATGCCGCCGTGCACTTTGGGATGCAGTGTTTTCACGCGGCCATCCAGCATTTCCGGAAAGCCCGTCAGGTCAGAAACGTCGCGGACACTGAGTCCGGATTCGCGCAACAGTTTGGCGGTTCCTCCGGTTGAAACCAGTTCGACGTTGTAAGCGGCGAGTTGTTGGGCGAATTCGGCCAGGCCGGTTTTGTCCGAAACGCTAATCAGCGCGCGCGTGATCTTCTTCAATGATTGGTCTTGCACTTTGAAGGTCTCCTGGAAGGTATCTGATTTTTGGCGGTAGACGCGAGTTTACGGTATGGCACAGGAGTTGAAAAGTTGGCGGTGTCGCTCAGAAGGTAAAAGTGAGAGATGCAGTTTTTTTAGCAAGGTTTTGAAAAAGTAACCGAGTCATCGAAGGAGGAAAGAGATGATGAAAATCAACAAGATAGATCAGATAAAGGTCAGCGTGCTGTGGGCAGTTTTGTTAGTTCCGTTTCTGTTGGTGTCGGGGCAGGCGCAATGGTTTCCGAACCAGAACGCGAATCAATATCCCAATTCGGGTGTTTCGCGTTTTAGATGGGAAGGCGTAGTGGATGGAACCAGCACCATCACCATCAAAAGCCGTCGCGTGAATGTCGAAACTCATTCCGGGTTGCCCGTACAGCGGCAAAAGTACGAATTCACCGATGCGTTGCCGCGCGTCGCGATGAATATTCAATTGGTGGTTCTGGATGGCCGCGATCGGGTTCGGTTGATCGAATCGCCCCGCCCAAATAATGATTTTGCAGCCGTCATCAGAATTGATGATCGCAGCGGTGGACGTGATTTTTACAGTTTCGAGTTGCGATGGAACGACCGCGATTACCGAGACAATGGCGGCGGGTGGTCAGGCAATTCACCTCGGAATTCCGATTACGTGACTTGGAGCGGCCGGGTTGATGGCGAATCCATTATACGGTTTCGCAGCGACAAGGCGTTTGACCAGACAATCAACGGGCAGGGCATTTACGGCGAACGCTATCAATTCAGTGCTCCGCTACCGAGCCGCCCGGTGGATGTGAATCTGCGCAACACACAGGGCCGGGGCGAAATTTTGATTGTCGAACAACCCAGTCGCGCGAATAACTTCACTGTGGTTGTGAAAGTCCGCGATCGTCAAAACGGAGCGGGGAATTATTCGTTCACGTTGGCTTGGGAGAAACAAAATTATCGAGACCCGGATCATGGACGCTGGAATGATTTCCCGAACGGTAATGGGCGTGGCTTAAGTTGGTCCGGCCGGGTTGATGGTCGCGATTTGATTAACATTCGCGGCAACAGTTTGTGGGTGGACCATCGGGACGGGCAGCCGGTGTACGACGCGAACTACAATTTTTATAACCCGCTGCCGAATCGGCAATGCGCTGTCAACATACGTCAAGTGAACGGGCGCGGGAATGTTCGCGTGATCGAACAACCTTCGCCGTACAACAACTACACAGCGGTGATTCAGGTAGAAGACCGCGACGGCGGCTCGGACTTTTACAATCTGGATATTGACTGGCAGTAATTGATTTCAGGCTGGGGTGAAAAAGAGGGCTGAGCGTTTGAACACGCATCAGCCCTCTTCCTTTTGGTTGGTTGGCAATTTCCGTCAGGCGATCAGCCTTTGATCAAACCCACTGCAAGGCTCAGCAATCGGTCAATCTCATCTTGTGAGTATTCGTAATCGCGATGCACGCCAATTCCCAGCGTCCCCTGCATTTGACCGGCGGCATCACGGATCGGAACAACAATCGCTCCATTGACGCCCGTAGCTTTTGCGCCGGAAGGGAACTTGCCCGATTCGTCAGTTTGCAGGTTGCAGACAGAAACCGGCTCGTTGCGTTCAGCGGCCAATCCCGCCATTCCTTTGCCAATCGGCACGACGCTGACTACGGGCACAATGTGCGGAGGCAATCCAATGTGAGCCTTTAGGATCAGCACGCCATTTTCCACAAGGTGAATTGATCCTGTGTCAGCGGCAAATTCGCGGATGATGTCTTCCAGTTTTTGTTGCAGATTCAAAGTCATAAATCAGCAGTAAAGCCACAGTTTGAGCAGGTGCTTTCTACCCAGTCACCAGCATGAGCTGCAATTGGGTTTGCAGATTTTGCATGGACTTGGCCACTTGAGCAAAACCTTTGGTTTCACGCACGGGCGCCAACAACGGATCAGACATTAAGAATGGATGGTTGCTGTAACCGGATTGCGCCGCCTTTCCCAGCATCTCAATCGCCGAATCCGCATCGCCAAGTTGTGAATATACTTCGGCCGCGATGAAAAAGTGGTAGCTGCCAAGTTGGAGATTGGATGCGAATGTTTCTTTCAAAATCCGCTGGCCTTCCTCGATCTCACCTTCCCACGCGCAGAGCATCGCGTGAACCGTCGAAAAGAAAATCCCAGTGTCTCCGGCCTCAAGCAAAACTTGCAAATGTTGAATGGCAGAATCTCGCTTGCCTTCGATGGAATCAATGACGCCAAGCCAGTAGTGTTTTTCAAAACAGGTGTCCGGACATTTCAACAGTTCGCGACGAGCTTCGTCATAGTTGCCTTTCTGGTATTGGATGAAACCGAGCATGTACGGAAAAGTCATCGGGTTGATTTCGGCAGCTTTGCGGAACAGCGTCAGCGCGATGTCCGGCAATCCGGCATAATCATAGGCGTGTCCCATTGCCTGGTAAGCGTATTCGCTGTTCGGCGCAGCTTGCAGCAATTGTTTGCAAACTGTCAGCGCATTTTTCAGGTCGCCATTTTCGCCGTAATACACCGCCAGCCAGAAATACCCGGCGGGAAGTTGTGGATTCAGTTCGACGGCGCGTTTGGCGGCAATTTCTGCTTTGCCGAACATGGTATCGTCGTTCAAATAGCCGCGACCATTGATGTATCGTCCTGCCAATGCAGCCCACGCCGGAGCGTAACCGGGCTCCAATCCGACGGAAGCTTCCAACATCTCGACCGCTTTTCTGTATTCTTCGGCAGTCGTTCCGGCGTCCAATCCGCGCAGGTAAAATTCATAGGCCATGGGGTTTCGGACTTCGTCGCGCTTCAATGCTTCCTGTTCGCCGGTGGTGACTTTCAGCTTCAGGCCGCGAATCAACTCTTCACAGATTTTGTCCTGTAACGTAATGACGTTGTCAAACTTCAGGTCAATGCGTTCCTGCCACAGGATTTCGTTTTGGTGTACGTCAATCAATTGGACGTTGACGCGAAACAGGTCGCCTGCTTTCAGATAACTGCCCGAAAGGATGGTTTCGACCTGCAGTTCGCGGCCAACGGTTCGCGGTTCGACGATCTGATTACGGTACTTTTCCACCGCCGAAGACGGGCGAACGATGAGGGATTTCAGCGGCGCGAGTTGCGAAATGACGCTATCTGCCAACGCAAATCCCAAAAATTCGATTTCGGCGTCGCCCGCCAGATTGCGCAGCGGCAAAATTGCCAATCGTCTTCGATGTGTCGCCGTCAGGCTGCTGGTTAGGCTCGGGGTTTGAGTCGGTGTAACTGCCGTGGCAAAAGAATCGTCCGCGACGAATCCAGTTTCCGGATTGATTTGCGTCACGATTTCATCCGGGTCTTCCAGCGCCAAACGCAACGCTTGGGCAAATTCAGTAGCTGAACTGAATCGGAAATTTCGATCTTTGGCTAGCGATTTCATCAACACGGATTCCAGCGCGGGCGGGATTTCCGTGCGTATCTGACGGGCGGGCTGCGGATTGGTATTAACCTGATGTAACAGCATTGCGCCTGCGGGAGCTTTGCCAAACGGAGGCTGGCCAGTCAGCATTTCGTACAGCACAATGCCCAACGAATAAATATCCGACCGGGGGTCCAGTTCCAATCCCAGGCTTTGTTCCGGCGACATATATGCCGGAGACCCAATGACGTTTGCACCGGTTAAATTTACCATGCCTGTATCCGCTTCTTCGGCGTGTGCTTCACGCATTTTGGCAATGCCAAAATCCAGAACTTTGGCATGCAGGTTTTTATCCTGGTGCTGTTCGATGATGATGTTGTCAGGTTTCAAATCGCGGTGAATGATGCCTTCGATGTGCGCGGAAGCAATGGCTGAACAAATTTGTTCCATCAATTCCACCGCCACTTCGACTTCCAATGCTCCGCGACGCAACAGTTGGCGAAGGCTTTGACCGCGAGCGAATTCCATGACGATGTACGGACCGTGATCACTGATGCCGTAATCGTAAATCTGGATGATGTTCGGGTGCCGGAGTCGGGCGACGGATTGCGCTTCGCGACGAAATCGTTTCTGAATCTTGTCATCTCGGCTGAGCGTTGGCAGCAGCATTTTAACGGCGACGGCGCGGTCCAGACCAAGTTGAGTGGCCTCAAATACAGCGCCCATTCCTCCCTTGCTTACCAATCGTTCGACGCGGTACCGGCTTGCCAGCACGGTTCCAGCCTGCATCCCGTACCAGCTTTCCGGCTGCGCTTCAGAAGGAAAATTCGCCAAATCTTCGGTCGTCATTGCCAACTTACTCTCCTGTCTATTGCTCGATTCCAATTTGATTGGGTCACTACGGCATTGGCCAGCATTCGGTTCTACGCGAAACCGGTGGCAACCAGATTCAAGACAATCTTTGCGCCATACAACGGCGTCAATGTAGCCGTCCTTTGCCCGGTACACAAACCAGGGGATCCCGCCGAATCCGAAAAACTGAACTGAATTGCGGAAAATGAATACGCGTTATCACTCCTTCTTCCGCAACTTGAGAAAACACAAGCGACTAAAACAGAACGTTTGCTGGCAAGTGGATTGCCTGATTATTCGCGGTAATTTTGGCGGCCGTATTTTGACTCCCTTCGACGGCATTACTGAAAACTTCCAAAACTTTTGCAGGAGAACGTGATGAGCAAAACATTTTTTCGTGCTCTTTTGGTGACAAGCCTATTGATGCTGGTTGGAACCCAAATCAACTTTTCACAGGAAATCCCCAAACTGGAAATCGGAGCGCATTACACACTTCTTCGTTTCAGCGATTTCGACGCCAACGATTCAGGCGTTGGCGCGCGGGTCACCTTCAATCTGACGAACCAGATTGCGGTCGAAGGCGAATACAATTTCTTTCCGGAAAAACGCCGAAACTTCGTGGACACGTTTTATCTCAACAGCCGTCGGTATCAAGGATTGGTCGGAGTGAAAGCCGGTGTCCGAGGCGACAAGGTTGGAATTTTTGGCAAACTCAGACCCGGATTTGTTCATTTCGGGGAAGGGACATTTGACCCGACGATTCTGACGTTCCGGGCTGTTCCTCCAACGTTCAAATCCACGCAATTTGCATTGGATGCCGGAGGCGTGTTGGAACTCTATCCATCGCGTCAGACCGTCATGCGCTTTGATTTGGGCGACACCCTCATTCATTTTAACGGTGATGGCGGACGTCCCAAATTTACCAGTCACAATTTGCAACTGAGCGCCGGATTTGGAGTGAGGTTTTAGCGGTATCGCATGGCAGAGCCGCCCGCCGGGCAACTCTGCCATACGGTTATTGAAAGGCTTTTTTTAACAGGGCAATCTGTCCGGCGTGATACAAATCGTGCTGAATGACGCCGTGCAATAGCGCGTAGATCGAGTAGCTGGCTTCGGAAACCGCTTCATCCAGTTTGGCGTCGTCAATGTTCTTGATTGCATTCCGCAACGCCGCATTGCTGAATTCCAGGCTCTGCAAGGTCGTTTGCCAGGCGGTTTCGCCGGTATTGATGACCGGCGGGAAGTTGACTTCGTCAGGCGGGTTTTTCATCGGATTGCCTTCCAATCGCTGTTTGGCAATTTGTTCCCAGGCGATGATGTGATTGACCAATTCCCAAATGCTGTGCGCGGCAGGAATCGGTCGAGCAGCGGCTTGTTTCGCCGTAACTCCCTCCAATAATTCGCGCAAGCTTGGCCCATGCCAAGCCGGACCTTGATAGGCGCGCTTCAGTTGACTGTTTATGCGATGCGTTTCTGTCATGTTGATCCTCCGAATGAAAATGGTTGGTGAACACAAGTCGTCAGCTTGCTTCAGAAGGCCATAATCGAAATTTACCGTTTCGTGTCTTCCTTGAGCAAGAACCTGAAAAAGCCATATTCATTAAACGAAAGCTGATACGGCAGTTTGCTGATGCGCGGAAACACTACGTCTCCGGACATTTCCACCGGAATGCGACTTTCATACTTGCTTAAATCGAGTTCAACCGATTGCGGTGAACGAGAGAGATTGTAAACACAGAGCACGGTTTCCCCCAGATAATGACGTGTGAAGGCAAAAATTTTCCGATTCTGTGGCTTGATGAATTCCAGGGAGCCTCGGCTGAAAACCGGATGTTGTCGTCGCATCTCAATCGAGCGTTGCACCCAATGCAACAGCGAAGATGAAGTCCGCATTTGTGCTTCGACGTTGACGGACTGGAAACCATAAACCGGGTCCATAATCACCGGAAAATACAACTGCGCAAAATCAGCACGGGAAAACCCTGCGTTGCGGTCGGTTGACCACTGCATAGGGGTGCGAACACCGTCGCGGTCGCCCAGGTAAATGTTGTCGCCCATCCCAATTTCGTCGCCATAGTAAAGAAACGGGCTGCCCGGCAAACCGAATATCAATCCGTGCATCAATTCGATTCTGCGCCGTCCATTGTCCATCAGCGGAGCCAGTCGCCGCCGTATGCCGACGTTGCAGCGCATTCGTTTGTCTTTGGCATATTCGTTGTAAAGGTAATCCCGTTCTTCGTCGGTCACCATTTCCAGCGTCATTTCGTCGTGGTTGCGTAAAAACGTGCCCCATTGGCAGTTTTCCGGAATTGGCGGCGTGCGTTCCAAAATTTCAACAATCGGGCGGCGATCTTCCTGGCTGAGCGCCATAAACAGCCGAGGCATGATGGGAAAATGATATGCCATGTGGCATTCGTCACCGTCGCCAAAATAATCCACCACATCTTCAGGCCATTGATTGGCTTCAGCCAGCAAAACGCGACCCGGATAATGTTGGTCAACATGCGCGCGCAGTCGTTTAATGAAAGCGTGTGTTTCCGGCAGGTTTTCGCAATTTGTGCCTTCGCGCTCGAACAAATAAGGGATTGCATCCAACCGAAACCCATCAATGCCCATTTCCATCCAGAAAGAAAGAACATCCAGCATTGCCCGCTGTACCTCAGGATTGTCGTAATTCAGATCGGGCTGATGACGAAAGAACCGGTGCCAGTAAAAGGCTCCGGCCTGTTCGTCCCACGTCCAGTTGGAGCGTTCCGTGTCTATAAAAATAATGCGCGCGTCGGTGTATTTCTGGTCGGTATCGTTCCACACATACCAATCGCGTTTGGGAGAATCCGGCGAACGGCGGGATGCCTGAAACCAGGGGTGCTGATCCGATGTGTGATTGAGCACCAGGTCGGCAATGACGCGAATCCCGCGTTTGTGCGCCGTATCCAAAAAGCGTTTGAAATCTTTGACGTCGCCATATTCCGGCAGCATCACCAGATAATCCGAAATGTCATACCCACCGTCGCGCAGTGGCGAAGCGTACATCGGCAACAACCAAATGCAGTCAATTCCCAACCATTCCAGATAGTCCAGCTTTTCCGTCAGGCCACGGAAATCGCCAACGCCATCAGAATTGGAATCGAAAAAGCCGCGCACATAAATTTCATAAAAAATCGCGTCCTTGAACCAAAGTGGATCGTCATTGAGTTTGCGACGTCGTTTTACATTCCGATTTGAATTCCCCACGTATTACTCCTCTGTTTGTTTTTCGGTCGCTGACTGCTCTGCTCAAGCAACTTGTTCGAGCAAAGCTGCCGGAAGATGAGCAAACACTTCAGCCAATGACAGCATTCTTTTTCCAGACCTTTCGATCACTCTCACTTCCTGGCCTGTCAGCACATCGCGGTAGCGTACGCCTCGCATTTCGTCGAGCAGCACGACTGCCGTTTCTCCCCAAACCTGACTGCCAAGCGGTGGTTGCGTGGTATCTCCCAACTGCGTGAAAAAACGTCCCGCAATGACAATCGCGGTTTGCTCTTCCGCCACACGCGCAAAGGCGATGATGTTGCGTTCCTTCTTGCCGCTGGCACGCAATGGCAAGTATTTGCCGTTGATGAACAGGTTGTGATGATCGCGGCGAAATCTGAGCGCCTGCCGGGTCAGGTAAAATTTGATGCGGCCGTCTTCCGGATTCCTGAGCATTTCGGCGACTGTTGAGGTTTCGTTGCTAGTGGTTTTTCCAACCATCGAAGCCAAAATTTTCTGTCTGTGCGCATAATCCACTGTGCGGCGATTGTCCGGGTCAACCAGATTGAAATTCCACAACTCCGTTCCCTGATAAAAATCAGGGATTCCGGGCGAGGCGATTTTAAGCAGCGTCTGCGAAAGCGAATTGAAGATGCCGGCGCGCGACATCGTCGTCTGGAATTCGGAAAATGACTTGAGAAAGTCATTGTTATCGCCGGGATCGAGCGCCGCGCGAACAAATTTTCGCAACGCCAGTTCATAACCTTCGTCGGGGCTGATCCAACTGGAATGAACCTTTGCTTCGCGCAAGGCTTTGATCAAGTACTCTTCGATGCGCTGGATGAACGTCGCATGCGCTTCCGCCTTCATTTGCTCTATCGCCGTGAATGGCCATATCCCGATCAGCGTTTGGTAAAACAGATATTCTTCATTCGAGTCGGGAGCGATTGACTCTTCCAGTTGCGTTTTCTTTTCCTGATTCAGATTTTGCCAGCGCAAAATGGCGTGATACCAACGGGTAGGAATCTCAGAAAGCACATTGATGCGTGCACGCAAATCTTCACTGCGTTTGGTGTCGTGTGTGGACGTGGCCGACAAACTGTTGGGCCATTGCAGCGCGCGTCGCTGGTTCTGCAGATGGAAATTTTCCCTTGTGATGCCGAAGCTTTCCGGCTCGCCGCCTACTTCATTTAATGAACTGAGCGGATGGCGGCGGTAAAACGCAGTGTCTTCCAGCCCCTTTGCCATAACGGGACCGGTCAATTGCTGAAAGTGGCTGACGAAATCGCGACGCATTTGCCGTTCTGTGTCATTGAGTCCATCAGGATCGTTCAGCAGCAAAATCGAACCGATGAAATCGAACAACGAGGGACTGGTGGCTGGGTTACGGCGTTTCGCTTTGCGAATGGCAGTCAGGATATAACCACGATCTTCCTGACTGACCGACGTTTGATCAGAGGTGATATAGCTGCGATAGACCGGAAAGCAGGCAACCAGTTCGGCCAAGGCATATTGCAGGCTGTTGAGCGTGAAATCACGCGAATACCGATGTTGCTCGGAAATTCTGTCCAACCGACGTGCCAACACATGAAGTTCGCTGGACATTGCCACACGCAAGATCAGCTTTTTACATTCGTACATCAGATCATCGAAGCCGGTCGTGTTTTTGATGAAGCGTTCATATAGTCGTTTGAATGCCAGCGCCTTACTGGTATCCACAAACACGCCGTTGAGCAGATTCAGAAAATCGTGCCCGGTTGTTCCCTGGACGAGCCAGTTCACATTCAGCGATTCGTGGTCGCCCAAAATCTTTTCCGCGACCACGTAACAGGGTTTGCCAGCGCCATCGGTTGGCACGATTCGCTGGTGAGTGCGGGATAAAGCTTTTCCGGTCGAGGATTCGCGCGCCTGAGCCAGCGTAATCAAACTGGCCTGTTGCAAGTTGAACAGGTATTGGGCCGGATCAAATAGCCCGTCCACGTGATCAATGCGCAAACCTGTCACCCACCCTTGTTTCATCAACCGCAAAGTCAGGTCATGCACGGCGGCGAAAACGACAGGCTCTTCAACACGAATAGCTGCTAGTTCATTGATGTCGAAAAAGCGCCGGTAATTGATTTC includes:
- a CDS encoding GAF domain-containing protein; this encodes MTLNLQQKLEDIIREFAADTGSIHLVENGVLILKAHIGLPPHIVPVVSVVPIGKGMAGLAAERNEPVSVCNLQTDESGKFPSGAKATGVNGAIVVPIRDAAGQMQGTLGIGVHRDYEYSQDEIDRLLSLAVGLIKG
- the purH gene encoding bifunctional phosphoribosylaminoimidazolecarboxamide formyltransferase/IMP cyclohydrolase; translation: MKKITRALISVSDKTGLAEFAQQLAAYNVELVSTGGTAKLLRESGLSVRDVSDLTGFPEMLDGRVKTLHPKVHGGILGIRDNADHQAKMQEHGIQPIDLVVVNLYPFRQTIQKPDVTMEDAIENIDIGGPAMIRSASKNHHDVAVVVDPKDYDLVAAMLDAHQGSLPYVVRYQLALTAFRHTAAYDKEIARFLWSRQPANPEVALGDTATNQPALPEEIELNLQKAMGLRYGENPHQRAALYKLAGSNEHGVATAEQLQGKELSYNNLLDTDAAWELVMEIHHLHLRDNRAKGAIDAENLPHTCAIIKHTNPCGVGVATSPLEAFQRAKSTDPVSAFGGIIAFSGIVDGETAREIAEMFAEVIIAPDFTAEAKQVLSAKKNLRILRMGENLRISTHLELRRISGGVLVQERDAELLDEEKFEIVTERKPTPAELRALRFAWAICKHVKSNAIVYSAEHQLVGVGAGQMSRVDSVKLGASKAQLPLAGTVLASDAFFPFRDGLDEAAKHGITAVIQPGGSVRDKEVIEAANDHGIAMVFAGMRHFKH
- the treY gene encoding malto-oligosyltrehalose synthase is translated as MNDRSNPIHARIPSATYRLQFNNQFTFNQATAIVDYLYDLGITDCYASPLLLARPGSLHCYDVIDHSKLNSEIGTEEEFVTFARKLRQRDMGLMMDIVPNHMCIAGGGNRWWNDVLENGPGSPFAEFFDIDWNPPKSDLINKVLLPVLGEQYGRVLENQEIKLSYHRGAFFAHYYEMRLPIAPRTYTRILELLLPSVKPKLGELHTDVLELESIITALSHLPARTVLHPDKIKERRREKEIIKRRLALLVSANATMRAALKVTLNEFNGTKGDPASFDRLEALLAEQAYRLCYWRVASEEINYRRFFDINELAAIRVEEPVVFAAVHDLTLRLMKQGWVTGLRIDHVDGLFDPAQYLFNLQQASLITLAQARESSTGKALSRTHQRIVPTDGAGKPCYVVAEKILGDHESLNVNWLVQGTTGHDFLNLLNGVFVDTSKALAFKRLYERFIKNTTGFDDLMYECKKLILRVAMSSELHVLARRLDRISEQHRYSRDFTLNSLQYALAELVACFPVYRSYITSDQTSVSQEDRGYILTAIRKAKRRNPATSPSLFDFIGSILLLNDPDGLNDTERQMRRDFVSHFQQLTGPVMAKGLEDTAFYRRHPLSSLNEVGGEPESFGITRENFHLQNQRRALQWPNSLSATSTHDTKRSEDLRARINVLSEIPTRWYHAILRWQNLNQEKKTQLEESIAPDSNEEYLFYQTLIGIWPFTAIEQMKAEAHATFIQRIEEYLIKALREAKVHSSWISPDEGYELALRKFVRAALDPGDNNDFLKSFSEFQTTMSRAGIFNSLSQTLLKIASPGIPDFYQGTELWNFNLVDPDNRRTVDYAHRQKILASMVGKTTSNETSTVAEMLRNPEDGRIKFYLTRQALRFRRDHHNLFINGKYLPLRASGKKERNIIAFARVAEEQTAIVIAGRFFTQLGDTTQPPLGSQVWGETAVVLLDEMRGVRYRDVLTGQEVRVIERSGKRMLSLAEVFAHLPAALLEQVA
- a CDS encoding protein kinase, with the translated sequence MTTEDLANFPSEAQPESWYGMQAGTVLASRYRVERLVSKGGMGAVFEATQLGLDRAVAVKMLLPTLSRDDKIQKRFRREAQSVARLRHPNIIQIYDYGISDHGPYIVMEFARGQSLRQLLRRGALEVEVAVELMEQICSAIASAHIEGIIHRDLKPDNIIIEQHQDKNLHAKVLDFGIAKMREAHAEEADTGMVNLTGANVIGSPAYMSPEQSLGLELDPRSDIYSLGIVLYEMLTGQPPFGKAPAGAMLLHQVNTNPQPARQIRTEIPPALESVLMKSLAKDRNFRFSSATEFAQALRLALEDPDEIVTQINPETGFVADDSFATAVTPTQTPSLTSSLTATHRRRLAILPLRNLAGDAEIEFLGFALADSVISQLAPLKSLIVRPSSAVEKYRNQIVEPRTVGRELQVETILSGSYLKAGDLFRVNVQLIDVHQNEILWQERIDLKFDNVITLQDKICEELIRGLKLKVTTGEQEALKRDEVRNPMAYEFYLRGLDAGTTAEEYRKAVEMLEASVGLEPGYAPAWAALAGRYINGRGYLNDDTMFGKAEIAAKRAVELNPQLPAGYFWLAVYYGENGDLKNALTVCKQLLQAAPNSEYAYQAMGHAYDYAGLPDIALTLFRKAAEINPMTFPYMLGFIQYQKGNYDEARRELLKCPDTCFEKHYWLGVIDSIEGKRDSAIQHLQVLLEAGDTGIFFSTVHAMLCAWEGEIEEGQRILKETFASNLQLGSYHFFIAAEVYSQLGDADSAIEMLGKAAQSGYSNHPFLMSDPLLAPVRETKGFAQVAKSMQNLQTQLQLMLVTG
- a CDS encoding outer membrane beta-barrel protein; this translates as MSKTFFRALLVTSLLMLVGTQINFSQEIPKLEIGAHYTLLRFSDFDANDSGVGARVTFNLTNQIAVEGEYNFFPEKRRNFVDTFYLNSRRYQGLVGVKAGVRGDKVGIFGKLRPGFVHFGEGTFDPTILTFRAVPPTFKSTQFALDAGGVLELYPSRQTVMRFDLGDTLIHFNGDGGRPKFTSHNLQLSAGFGVRF
- the treS gene encoding maltose alpha-D-glucosyltransferase — its product is MGNSNRNVKRRRKLNDDPLWFKDAIFYEIYVRGFFDSNSDGVGDFRGLTEKLDYLEWLGIDCIWLLPMYASPLRDGGYDISDYLVMLPEYGDVKDFKRFLDTAHKRGIRVIADLVLNHTSDQHPWFQASRRSPDSPKRDWYVWNDTDQKYTDARIIFIDTERSNWTWDEQAGAFYWHRFFRHQPDLNYDNPEVQRAMLDVLSFWMEMGIDGFRLDAIPYLFEREGTNCENLPETHAFIKRLRAHVDQHYPGRVLLAEANQWPEDVVDYFGDGDECHMAYHFPIMPRLFMALSQEDRRPIVEILERTPPIPENCQWGTFLRNHDEMTLEMVTDEERDYLYNEYAKDKRMRCNVGIRRRLAPLMDNGRRRIELMHGLIFGLPGSPFLYYGDEIGMGDNIYLGDRDGVRTPMQWSTDRNAGFSRADFAQLYFPVIMDPVYGFQSVNVEAQMRTSSSLLHWVQRSIEMRRQHPVFSRGSLEFIKPQNRKIFAFTRHYLGETVLCVYNLSRSPQSVELDLSKYESRIPVEMSGDVVFPRISKLPYQLSFNEYGFFRFLLKEDTKR
- a CDS encoding DinB family protein, yielding MTETHRINSQLKRAYQGPAWHGPSLRELLEGVTAKQAAARPIPAAHSIWELVNHIIAWEQIAKQRLEGNPMKNPPDEVNFPPVINTGETAWQTTLQSLEFSNAALRNAIKNIDDAKLDEAVSEASYSIYALLHGVIQHDLYHAGQIALLKKAFQ